Proteins encoded by one window of Torulaspora delbrueckii CBS 1146 chromosome 2, complete genome:
- the TDEL0B06700 gene encoding uncharacterized protein, with protein MATNCNPSFGGLSENTRLFLSNGTLIDITKLKSGDRLLSAEGKASEVERVVQFTGNLVKFTQTFSHVTTGFEPGYIPYGVVSFTVSDTQVLVFRTLQRLKVMRVKEKRVFEITELRKQLREAVGMLMLPVTGSRTFLSSSTIREAKDYVKRKTAASDDGYITWNCVAKNIAQLSKELRVSTKVLLSPMNLEIPVLKPWMDKWYGEDVTSDKVDALAWLFGFWIGNGYRKGAIFGLHSEGHDVNDYLRNCAGKLGMICKFKKRGEDGFRAEATLLMPDGSRDRNSPLTNALEELRFYLHGKKGDPKSVPKFLGFEARSVREYFMAGLIDSDGSTKYQQGTVRACIKTTHQPIRDGILLVWRSLGLNLTVSFEPEQMRRDVHQNDTWIFDLFEGANKPVFWSILEKCSCERKRNPQKDKDYRPLLCPPVKPNATDVDPLNFMSISFETSNSGSGKLYSIQLKDPSSTFITEDQLICAGSCSGSVHHKESTITRDEGFFARDDNFCNCCARARHGRFEELPWDGSKLWCDNCCKRYEVSAMICVNEKCMEIPSKEQAAKMRRENRLRCLSCKSQLRDDSASNKKRSMIPGFCASCGTTEASSWRKLGWNKNDKKRLCKNCHFECTKSKRYCASCARIITRVEEPELLKKYSKSQNHPDAFIPCPRCEEPTNVMMFGA; from the coding sequence ATGGCAACCAATTGTAATCCATCATTTGGAGGGCTCTCGGAAAACACTCGTTTGTTCCTCTCAAATGGGACCTTGATTGATATAACAAAGCTAAAATCCGGTGATCGCCTGCTATCCGCAGAAGGTAAAGCTTCAGAAGTCGAGCGTGTTGTGCAGTTTACCGGCAATTTAGTCAAGTTTACGCAGACGTTTTCACACGTCACCACTGGATTCGAACCAGGATACATCCCCTATGGTGTGGTGAGTTTTACTGTATCCGATACTCAAGTGTTGGTATTTAGAACGTTGCAAAGattgaaggtgatgagAGTTAAGGAGAAAAGGGTCTTTGAGATAACAGAGCTGAGAAAACAGCTACGGGAAGCCGTTGGCATGTTAATGCTTCCCGTGACGGGTTCACGCACATTTCTTAGCTCTTCCACCATCAGAGAAGCAAAAGATTATGTCAAGAGGAAAACAGCTGCGTCCGATGATGGTTACATTACGTGGAATTGTGTCGCCAAAAACATTGCGCAACTGAGCAAAGAATTGAGAGTCTCCACTAAAGTGCTACTAAGTCCAATGAATTTGGAGATCCCGGTTTTGAAGCCTTGGATGGACAAATGGTATGGGGAAGATGTGACATCTGACAAAGTAGATGCCTTGGCTTGGTTATTTGGGTTTTGGATTGGAAATGGCTATAGGAAAGGTGCAATATTTGGGTTGCATTCAGAAGGTCATGATGTCAATGATTATCTTCGTAATTGTGCGGGAAAGCTAGGAATGATATGTAAATTCAAAAAGAGGGGAGAGGACGGATTTAGAGCAGAGGCCACTCTGCTCATGCCGGATGGTAGCCGGGATAGGAACAGTCCACTGACAAACGCTCTTGAGGAACTCAGATTTTATCTGCACGGTAAGAAAGGCGACCCGAAAAGTGTACCAAAGTTTCTAGGATTCGAAGCAAGATCCGTCAGAGAGTATTTCATGGCAGGTCTTATTGACTCCGATGGATCCACCAAGTATCAACAAGGAACTGTTAGAGCATGTATCAAGACAACGCATCAGCCAATAAGAGACGGCATTCTTCTCGTCTGGCGCTCGCTGGGATTAAACCTCACTGTCTCTTTCGAACCCGAACAAATGCGACGAGAtgttcatcaaaatgataCTTGGATTTTCGATCTGTTTGAGGGTGCCAATAAACCAGTGTTCTGGTCTATTCTCGAAAAATGTTCCTGCGAGAGAAAACGGAACCCTCAGAAGGATAAAGACTACAGGCCTCTACTGTGCCCACCAGTCAAGCCCAATGCAACTGATGTGGATCCGTTAAATTTTATGTCAATTTCCTTCGAGACAAGTAACAGTGGATCTGGAAAATTATACTCAATTCAACTCAAAGATCCTTCCAGCACATTTATCACTGAGGATCAGTTGATCTGCGCCGGTAGTTGCTCAGGTAGCGTACATCATAAAGAATCAACGATAACCAGGGATGAGGGCTTCTTCGCTCGCGACGATAATTTTTGTAACTGTTGCGCACGAGCAAGACATGGAAGGTTTGAAGAGCTCCCTTGGGATGGTAGCAAACTATGGTGCGACAACTGCTGCAAACGCTATGAGGTATCCGCAATGATCTGCGTGAACGAAAAGTGCATGGAAATCCCATCCAAAGAGCAGGCTGCTAAAATGAGAAGGGAGAATAGACTCCGCTGCCTATCGTGTAAATCACAGCTAAGAGATGACAGCGCCAGTAATAAAAAAAGGTCAATGATCCCCGGATTTTGCGCCAGTTGTGGTACTACAGAAGCCAGTTCATGGCGCAAATTGGGTTGGAACAAGAACGATAAGAAGCGGCTCTGCAAGAATTGCCATTTCGAATGTACCAAGAGCAAGAGATACTGTGCTAGTTGTGCCAGGATTATTACCAGGGTCGAAGAACCTGAGCTATTGAAAAAGTACTCCAAATCACAGAATCATCCCGATGCGTTCATTCCTTGTCCCCGTTGCGAGGAACCCACCAACGTCATGATGTTTGGTGCCTAG
- the TDEL0B06690 gene encoding uncharacterized protein, with protein sequence MKTKGDLANSKTVPLVSQAPFVTKIRPSEEYFDVICLSCHTQETSQWYKVSWDLTSEHRLCASCYGQYCRSGSNCNKCHRVYSEAIVRQKGRQELLASGTYESGETVQGYPCDYCDGNIIEQEKKRVTTQSIAAPGVCYICKTQRLDTCWREVPWKTGFQWCGTCRSRYGGTATVCGNEDCLKIPVQGELKLMKLIDLDEGLYECLACGAIAKKDIAKKCRTAKKLEKRQGKCFACGPTYSRRWAALPWDKKFPALVCHTCYLLYRAYSGRCLNMNCRKIFKKCEIAKMQKVRKIPGPDGNLCYPCISCKSMTTVIESV encoded by the coding sequence atgaAGACCAAGGGCGATTTAGCAAACAGTAAGACAGTTCCCTTAGTTAGTCAAGCTCCTTTTGTTACTAAAATAAGACCTTCTGAGGAGTACTTTGACGTAATCTGTCTGTCCTGTCATACACAAGAAACCTCCCAATGGTACAAAGTGTCATGGGATCTCACGAGTGAGCATAGGCTTTGCGCCTCATGTTACGGTCAATATTGCAGAAGTGGTTCGAATTGCAACAAATGTCATAGAGTTTATTCTGAAGCCATAGTAAGACAGAAGGGTAGACAGGAGTTGCTGGCCTCTGGAACATATGAAAGTGGTGAAACTGTTCAAGGTTATCCCTGCGATTACTGTGATGGAAATATCATTGAGCAGGAGAAAAAACGAGTTACTACACAAAGCATCGCGGCCCCCGGTGTTTGCTACATCTGCAAAACCCAGAGGTTAGACACTTGCTGGAGGGAAGTACCTTGGAAGACGGGTTTCCAATGGTGCGGCACTTGCCGCAGCCGGTATGGAGGCACTGCTACGGTCTGTGGAAACGAAGATTGTCTCAAGATTCCCGTTCAGGGAGAATTGAAACTAATGAAACTCATTGATCTGGATGAGGGATTGTATGAGTGTTTGGCATGTGGGGCAATCgccaagaaagatatcGCGAAAAAATGTAGGACAGcgaagaaacttgaaaaacGACAAGGCAAGTGTTTTGCTTGTGGCCCGACATATTCACGTAGATGGGCCGCCTTGCCTTGGGATAAGAAATTCCCAGCTCTAGTTTGTCACACATGTTACTTGTTATATCGGGCATATAGTGGGAGATGCCTGAATATGAACTGCCGgaagattttcaagaaatgcGAGATAGCCAAGATGCAGAAAGTTAGAAAGATTCCAGGGCCCGATGGGAATTTATGTTATCCCTGCATCAGCTGTAAAAGCATGACCACTGTCATTGAATCTGTCTAA
- the TDEL0B06680 gene encoding uncharacterized protein has protein sequence MATGYIPSSGGLSTDCNLFLSNGNLVNITQLQPGDLLLSADGKASEVEHVVQFIGDLVRITQKFKHVKEGLPNGYVPCGGMAITVSATQELLLRTAQRVKRVTKKDGESGSEKRVIEITQLRSIFYKGFGKLVRPITSSKSFTVTSPIFSTIAEMKAHTKKATSSSDDGYYYWKCRVKNLQEPQLNKELRGSTKVLLSPINLEIPVLKEWMNKWFNEEVTSGKVEAMAWLLGFWIGDGYRRGAVFALHSEDHDVNEYLRMAAEKLGMTLTIKVRNEVGFKADGYLHTQTGSRDRNSPLTSALKELKFYQNGRINGPKCVPAFLRFETRSVKEFFMAGLIDSDGCTNTIEGTARVAIKTVFEPIKDGIFIIVRSLGLNLTVSFDPEQIREDGLHQNDTWIFHLFEGANKSVFWSILNKCSCERKRQPRELKNCRIPLYPPTEIEESDTVRLNVIPMAFDIQKSGTGRLFAVYLKNPSSTFITEEQLICSSASLDIVRHEASVIVRDKSYFKDEKNFCYSCARAKDSRFEQIPWDTAQLWCRNCRKRHQETAIFCLNDSCREIPSKDQARQMRKAGKLCCHSCGSEVRNDFVKKRSWASGECVSCDVLESSDWLKLPWNKEANERLCRQCYYSHTVNGKYCVSCCKVFTASELKELLIEYTENNELDGSWIPCARCKKSTNISLPRNDGLML, from the coding sequence ATGGCAACCGGATACATACCATCATCTGGAGGACTCTCCACAGATTGTAActtgtttctttcgaaCGGAAATTTGGTCAACATCACCCAGCTGCAACCCGGGGACCTCCTGTTGTCTGCAGACGGTAAAGCCTCAGAAGTTGAGCATGTTGTACAGTTTATTGGCGACTTAGTCAGGATTACGCAAAAGTTCAAACATGTCAAAGAAGGTTTACCAAACGGATACGTTCCATGTGGTGGTATGGCCATCACCGTTTCTGCTACTCAAGAACTCCTATTAAGAACAGCACAGAGAGTGAAAAGGGTCACGAAGAAAGATGGAGAGTCTGGAAGCGAGAAAAGGGTTATCGAGATAACTCAGCTGAGAAGCATATTTTATAAAGGCTTTGGCAAACTCGTCCGACCAATAACCAGTTCGAAGTCTTTCACGGTTACCTCTCCAATATTCTCTACCATCGCAGAAATGAAAGCACATACCAAGAAAgcaacatcttcatccgATGATGGGTACTATTACTGGAAGTGTCGAGTGAAAAACTTACAAGAACCACAACTAAATAAGGAATTGAGAGGTTCTACAAAAGTGCTTTTAAGCCCCATAAATTTGGAGATTCCGGTCCTGAAGGAGTGGATGAATAAGTGGTTCAATGAGGAGGTGACCTCAGGGAAAGTAGAGGCCATGGCATGGCTGCTCGGTTTCTGGATAGGCGACGGTTATCGAAGAGGAGCCGTTTTCGCATTGCATTCAGAGGACCACGATGTCAATGAGTATCTACGTATGGCAGCTGAAAAGCTGGGGATGACATTAACTATCAAAGTAAGAAACGAGGTTGGATTCAAAGCAGATGGTTATTTGCATACACAAACTGGTTCCCGAGATAGAAATAGCCCCCTTACCTCTGCTCTCAAAGAACTCAAGTTTTATCAAAATGGTAGGATAAACGGCCCTAAATGCGTACCTGCATTCTTACGATTTGAGACTAGATCAGTGAAGGAATTTTTTATGGCAGGCCTTATTGATTCTGATGGGTGCACGAACACCATTGAAGGCACCGCTAGGGTGGCCATTAAAACTGTATTCGAGCCTATAAAAGATGGAATTTTTATTATTGTACGTTCTTTGGGCTTAAACCTCACCGTGTCTTTCGATCCCGAACAAATACGCGAAGATGGTTTACATCAAAACGATACCTGGATTTTCCATTTGTTTGAGGGGGCCAACAAGTCAGTGTTTTGGTCCATTTTAAACAAATGCTCCTGTGAAAGAAAACGGCAGCCACGAGAACTAAAAAATTGTAGAATCCCCTTGTACCCGCCaactgaaattgaagagagcgATACAGTAAGGCTGAATGTCATACCGATGGCTTttgacattcaaaaaaGCGGAACTGGGAGATTGTTTGCGGTCTATTTAAAGAATCCTTCAAGCACCTTCATCACGGAAGAGCAATTGATCTGCAGCAGTGCCTCTTTGGACATTGTCCGCCATGAAGCATCGGTCATCGTAAGAGATAAGAGCTACTTCAAGGACGAGAAGAACTTCTGTTATTCGTGCGCTCGAGCAAAAGATAGCAGATTTGAGCAGATTCCCTGGGACACTGCACAACTTTGGTGCCGGAACTGCAGGAAGCGTCACCAAGAGACTGCGATCTTCTGCTTGAACGATAGTTGCAGGGAAATACCGAGTAAAGACCAAGCAAGGCAAATGAGGAAAGCCGGGAAGCTTTGCTGTCATTCGTGTGGATCTGAAGTGAGAAatgattttgtcaagaaaaGGTCTTGGGCTTCTGGAGAGTGTGTCAGTTGCGATGTTTTAGAATCTAGTGACTGGCTCAAGTTGCCATGGAACAAGGAAGCCAACGAAAGGCTTTGTAGACAGTGTTACTACTCGCACACCGTGAATGGAAAATACTGCGTTAGCTGCTGCAAAGTTTTTACCGCGTCTGAACTTAAGGAACTCTTGATTGAGTATACCGAAAACAATGAACTTGACGGAAGTTGGATTCCTTGTGCGCGTTGCAAAAAGTCTACCAACATCAGCCTACCAAGAAATGATGGTTTGATGTTGTAA